From one Anoplolepis gracilipes chromosome 10, ASM4749672v1, whole genome shotgun sequence genomic stretch:
- the Gpp gene encoding histone-lysine N-methyltransferase, H3 lysine-79 specific isoform X1: protein MELRLHSPAGAEPIVYQWPLTSGSGSDRHDGALDVIETMRWVCEDLPDLKLPLENNILCNYDPRDYESMKSLCDRFNRAIDSLVQLEKGTSLPSQRLNKRPSRGLLRHILQQTYNQAVVEPDKLNQYEPFSPEVYGETSYELVCQMIDQIDVTDDDVFVDLGSGVGQVVLQMAAATLCKICIGVERADVPSTYAQSMEINFRKWLNWYGKRCGEYRLVKGDFLADEHRESITGATIVFVNNFAFGPTVDHQLKERFADLRDGARIVSSKSFCPLNFRITDRNLSDIGTIMHVSEMSPLKGSVSWTGKPVSYYLHVIDRTKLERYFHRLKNNKQGGLDENSDSVISNTASNSSKVSNRNERGDRAKRDLSRQLDSPNHSEQQGTNSDSDLDENTIKSRRQPKIRRKFNRKTTNGITRAPARGRQRGRGVKRAKPKKAINISGLDLLHSQTLLSTSPQALGKKPPPAPGCVDQQLSSLSLSLQSHSTSVHEELSIPSAPSATPYALQILLDLYRDQFMLMLESMKTPTYKVSVNTDIAKERERNSKLQSRAAQLEKQIKVLIDDSVALLKARMTELGINATSPGDLLMKAKEIVHRHKQLQTRASKLQAQVAKMETDQTKLVALRHQELQEKYNGHGSVNGITNPPQSLTQDCILKEISATLSQRKRLHSQVSKLEHELNVLERTTNEKQVAAIAQQQRDMIGSKHSQNLHHQQQGGKNGTPRKNREVRSRSQEWPDVPDIGKIQENNPEILAQKILETGRQIEAGRIPQRQSTNGNSNSRTKLPQASLSFSNTSSANSSTQSPQTVNKDVSNRTQEPPRVANFEDRLKSIITSVLNEDQQNRTKQQQMQLQVQLQSQSEQTDRKRVLLPQNVSTPDYTQIAVLQVSPAKLALRRHLSQERISSSHSTSSERSTVDSRQSSNHDNRLLTGGSGLLVSTVGELMNGEIERTLEISNQSIINATVDMSSIIRPETVYSPISRPASAEGDAGLSTLAHVASYVPTSSGTSTSTPTTNSRSSVLFTPVTQPQRYTPVQLPRADIKPYHESYFSDNPAQSLTQSHSAPPLHSSSQTTSNGELLPVEGLAASLHARILNNHNNNGKTESSLSSNRRFHPYPRYATNSNSNSGNANTTNANAVTAICQSQTSMSIKTEAVVSSVSTSGAPLSPLVEPHSNTSTPLVDEPQMTTQRQRNVVGDDDGEADWQDRISSGFDRLVAFASTELDKRRRSTEGVNTSPDSGLGSDSAVTGPPPVVPSPDEALGPPRTPSPTSPRPANLSGASNPSSSASSSVPLKYQRQLDPERHHFKKKFFHRDWNNSASTSKFRPKGKDWDWNHSGQWPANDEQS, encoded by the exons ATGGAGTTACGTCTGCACTCGCCAGCGGGAGCGGAACCGATTGTATATCAGTGGCCTCTTACCTCGGGATCGGGGTCT gaTCGTCACGATGGAGCATTGGATGTTATCGAAACTATGCGATGGGTTTGTGAAGATTTGCCAGATTTGAAATTACCCTTAGAGAATAATATCCTTTGTAATTATGATCCGAGAGATTACGAAAGTATGAAAAGTTTGTGTGACAGATTCAACAGAGCGATTGATAGTTTAGTACAATTG GAAAAAGGTACCAGCCTACCATCCCAGAGACTAAATAAGAGACCTAGTAGGGGCTTACTTCGTCATATACTTCagcaaacttataatcaagcTGTGGTTGAACctgataaattaaatcaatatgaACCTTTTTCACCTGAAGTCTATGGCGAAACGAGTTACGAACTTGTATGTCAGATGATCGATCAAATCGATGTGACAGACGACGATGTCTTTGTTGATTTAGGATCTGGAGTTGGTCAAGTAGTTCTCCAGATGGCAGCTGCaactttatgcaaaatttgtaTTGGTGTAGAAAGGGCTGATGTACCATCAACATATGCGCAG agcATGGAAATAAACTTTCGGAAATGGTTAAATTGGTATGGAAAACGATGCGGAGAATATCGTTTGGTTAAGGGAGACTTTCTAGCGGATGAACATCGTGAAAGTATTACCGGAGCTACGAtagtatttgttaataattttgcgtTTGGCCCGACAGTCGATCATCAATTAAAAGAACGCTTCGCCGATTTACGAGATGGGGCGCGTATAGTATCCTCGAAATCGTTTTGTCCGTTAAACTTTCGAATAACGGATCGAAATCTGAGtg ATATAGGTACGATAATGCATGTCTCAGAGATGTCACCATTAAAGGGTTCTGTCTCTTGGACTGGTAAGCCGGTGTCGTATTATTTGCATGTAATTGATCGAACTAAATTAGAACGTTATTTCCACCGCTTGAAAAACAATAAACAAGGTGGCTTAGATGAAAACTCTGATTCTGTGATAAGCAACACTGCCAGCAATAGTAGTAAGGTTTCTAATAGGAATGAAAGAGGTGATAGAGCCAAGAGAGACCTTTCAAGGCAATTGGACAGTCCGAATCATTCGGAGCAACAAGGAACAAATAGTGACTCTGATCTAGACGAGAATACTATCAAAAGTCGTCGACAGCCAAAAATACGAAGGAAATTCAATAGAAAAACTACGAATGGCATTACGAGAGCTCCAGCTAGAGGTAGACAGAGAGGAAGAGGTGTTAAGAGAGCCAAGCCTAAGAAGGCGATCAATATATCTGGATTAGACTTGTTACATAGTCAAACTTTGCTCAGTACATCACCTCAAGCTCTTGGGAAAAAACCTCCACCTGCTCCTGGTTGTGTAGATCAACAATTGTCTTCATTGTCACTTTCTTTACAGTCGCATTCCACCTCGGTACACGAGGAACTCAGTATACCATCAGCTCCGTCCGCGACTCCTTATGCTTTGCAAATACTGTTGGACTTGTATAg GGACCAATTCATGCTCATGTTAGAATCGATGAAAACGCCCACCTACAAAGTATCTGTTAATACGGATatcgcgaaagagagagaaaggaactCTAAGCTTCAATCGAGAGCGGCACAATTGGAGAAACAAATTAAAGTACTCATAGATGATAGTGTAGCTCTTTTGAAAGCGAGAATGACTGAATTAGGTATCAATGCTACGTCACCTGGGGATCTGTTAATGAAAGCCAAGGAAATAGTTCATAGACATAAACAGCTACAAACTAGGGCGAGCAAATTACAAGCGCAAGTGGCGAAAATGGAAACTGATCAAACCAAACTAGTGGCGCTTAGACATCAGGAATTGCAGGAAAAATATAACGGTCACGGAAGCGTAAACGGCATAACAAATCCACCTCAATCGCTTACTCAggattgtatattaaaagaaatttccgCCACTCTTTCCCAGCGTAAACGATTACATTCTCAA GTCTCAAAACTAGAGCACGAATTAAATGTTTTGGAGAGGACAACTAATGAGAAGCAAGTAGCTGCAATTGCTCAGCAACAGAGAGACATGATAGGAAGTAAACACTCGCAAAATTTACATCATCAACAACAAGGTGGTAAAAATGGAACACCACGAAAAAATAGGGAAGTTCGTTCAAGATCGCAGGAATGGCCGGATGTGCCGGATATAGGAAAGATACAAGAGAATAATCCAGAAATTTTGGcacaaaaaattttggaaacaGGAAGGCAGATAGAGGCGGGCCGTATCCCACAAAGGCAAAGTACGAATGGCAATAGTAATTCCAGAACTAAACTGCCACAAGCATCTCTCAGTTTTTCTAATACATCATCTGCTAATTCGTCCACACAATCGCCGCAAACAGTCAATAAAGACGTGTCGAATAGAACTCAAGAACCACCCAGAGTTGCCAATTTTGAGGACAGATTGAAAAGTATCATCACGAGTGTATTAAACGAAGATCAACAGAACAGGACTAAGCAACAACAGATGCAATTGCAAGTACAATTGCAAAGTCAATCTGAACAAACCGACAGAAAGCGCGTTTTGTTGCCGCAAAATGTTTCTACTCCAGATTATACTCAG ATTGCGGTATTGCAGGTTTCACCTGCGAAACTAGCGCTTCGCCGTCATCTCTCGCAGGAACGCATCTCGTCATCTCATTCGACATCGTCTGAGAGATCGACAGTCGATTCTAGACAATCATCTAATCACGACAATCGACTTCTAACTGGTGGAAGTGGATTGCTCGTCTCTACAGTCGGTGAACTCATGAATGGAGAGATAGAAAGGACTTTGGAGATATCCAATCAGTCTATCATAAACGCCACCGTTGACATGAGTTCAATAATAAGACCGGAAACTGTATACTCTCCCATCAGTAGACCAGCGAGCGCCGAAGGAGACGCCGGTTTGTCGACTTTGGCACATGTAGCTAGTTATGTGCCTACCTCTTCGGGAACTTCCACTTCCACGCCCACAACTAATTCAAGATCGTCCGTACTTTTTACTCCAGTAACGCAGCCGCAAAG ATATACGCCGGTCCAGTTACCGCGAGCAGACATTAAGCCTTATCACGAATCCTACTTTTCGGATAATCCTGCTCAATCGCTCACGCAATCCCACTCGGCACCACCTTTACATTCGTCATCCCAAACTACATCAAATGGGGAATTATTGCCTGTAGAAGGGCTCGCAGCATCGTTGCACGCTCGAATATTGaacaatcataataataacggCAAAACCGAGTCGTCCCTCTCCAGCAATAGAAG ATTTCATCCATATCCACGATATGCAACGAACAGTAATAGTAACAGCGGTAACGCAAATACGACAAATGCAAATGCAGTAACAGCAATTTGCCAGTCGCAAACGTCAATGTCCATAAAAACGGAAGCTGTTGTATCATCGGTAAGCACAAGCGGAGCGCCCCTCAGTCCTCTCGTGGAACCGCATTCTAATACGTCGACGCCACTAGTTGACGAGCCCCAGATGACGACGCAGAGGCAACGAAACGTCGTCGGGGATGACG ATGGAGAAGCTGATTGGCAAGATCGTATTAGCTCAGGATTTGATCGCTTAGTCGCCTTTGCTTCTACAGAATTGGATAAACGTAGACGTTCGACGGAAGGAGTGAATACAAGTCCCGATAGTGGACTGGGTTCAGATAGCGCGGTGACGGGACCACCGCCTGTAGTACCTTCACCTGATGAAGCGTTAGGTCCACCGAGAACCCCGTCCCCGACTAGTCCTCGTCCTGCGAATCTATCCGGCGCCTCTAATCCTTCGAGTAGCGCATCCTCTTCGGTACCTCTAAAATATCAACGACAATTAGATCCCGAACGAcatcattttaaaaagaagTTCTTTCATCGCGATTGGAATAATTCTGCGAGTACTAGCAAATTTCGTCCCAAAGGTAAAGATTGGGATTGGAATCATTCCGGGCAATGGCCTGCAAATGACGAACAATCTTAA
- the Gpp gene encoding histone-lysine N-methyltransferase, H3 lysine-79 specific isoform X2 — MELRLHSPAGAEPIVYQWPLTSGSGSDRHDGALDVIETMRWVCEDLPDLKLPLENNILCNYDPRDYESMKSLCDRFNRAIDSLVQLEKGTSLPSQRLNKRPSRGLLRHILQQTYNQAVVEPDKLNQYEPFSPEVYGETSYELVCQMIDQIDVTDDDVFVDLGSGVGQVVLQMAAATLCKICIGVERADVPSTYAQSMEINFRKWLNWYGKRCGEYRLVKGDFLADEHRESITGATIVFVNNFAFGPTVDHQLKERFADLRDGARIVSSKSFCPLNFRITDRNLSDIGTIMHVSEMSPLKGSVSWTGKPVSYYLHVIDRTKLERYFHRLKNNKQGGLDENSDSVISNTASNSSKVSNRNERGDRAKRDLSRQLDSPNHSEQQGTNSDSDLDENTIKSRRQPKIRRKFNRKTTNGITRAPARGRQRGRGVKRAKPKKAINISGLDLLHSQTLLSTSPQALGKKPPPAPGCVDQQLSSLSLSLQSHSTSVHEELSIPSAPSATPYALQILLDLYRDQFMLMLESMKTPTYKVSVNTDIAKERERNSKLQSRAAQLEKQIKVLIDDSVALLKARMTELGINATSPGDLLMKAKEIVHRHKQLQTRASKLQAQVAKMETDQTKLVALRHQELQEKYNGHGSVNGITNPPQSLTQDCILKEISATLSQRKRLHSQVSKLEHELNVLERTTNEKQVAAIAQQQRDMIGSKHSQNLHHQQQGGKNGTPRKNREVRSRSQEWPDVPDIGKIQENNPEILAQKILETGRQIEAGRIPQRQSTNGNSNSRTKLPQASLSFSNTSSANSSTQSPQTVNKDVSNRTQEPPRVANFEDRLKSIITSVLNEDQQNRTKQQQMQLQVQLQSQSEQTDRKRVLLPQNVSTPDYTQVSPAKLALRRHLSQERISSSHSTSSERSTVDSRQSSNHDNRLLTGGSGLLVSTVGELMNGEIERTLEISNQSIINATVDMSSIIRPETVYSPISRPASAEGDAGLSTLAHVASYVPTSSGTSTSTPTTNSRSSVLFTPVTQPQRYTPVQLPRADIKPYHESYFSDNPAQSLTQSHSAPPLHSSSQTTSNGELLPVEGLAASLHARILNNHNNNGKTESSLSSNRRFHPYPRYATNSNSNSGNANTTNANAVTAICQSQTSMSIKTEAVVSSVSTSGAPLSPLVEPHSNTSTPLVDEPQMTTQRQRNVVGDDDGEADWQDRISSGFDRLVAFASTELDKRRRSTEGVNTSPDSGLGSDSAVTGPPPVVPSPDEALGPPRTPSPTSPRPANLSGASNPSSSASSSVPLKYQRQLDPERHHFKKKFFHRDWNNSASTSKFRPKGKDWDWNHSGQWPANDEQS, encoded by the exons ATGGAGTTACGTCTGCACTCGCCAGCGGGAGCGGAACCGATTGTATATCAGTGGCCTCTTACCTCGGGATCGGGGTCT gaTCGTCACGATGGAGCATTGGATGTTATCGAAACTATGCGATGGGTTTGTGAAGATTTGCCAGATTTGAAATTACCCTTAGAGAATAATATCCTTTGTAATTATGATCCGAGAGATTACGAAAGTATGAAAAGTTTGTGTGACAGATTCAACAGAGCGATTGATAGTTTAGTACAATTG GAAAAAGGTACCAGCCTACCATCCCAGAGACTAAATAAGAGACCTAGTAGGGGCTTACTTCGTCATATACTTCagcaaacttataatcaagcTGTGGTTGAACctgataaattaaatcaatatgaACCTTTTTCACCTGAAGTCTATGGCGAAACGAGTTACGAACTTGTATGTCAGATGATCGATCAAATCGATGTGACAGACGACGATGTCTTTGTTGATTTAGGATCTGGAGTTGGTCAAGTAGTTCTCCAGATGGCAGCTGCaactttatgcaaaatttgtaTTGGTGTAGAAAGGGCTGATGTACCATCAACATATGCGCAG agcATGGAAATAAACTTTCGGAAATGGTTAAATTGGTATGGAAAACGATGCGGAGAATATCGTTTGGTTAAGGGAGACTTTCTAGCGGATGAACATCGTGAAAGTATTACCGGAGCTACGAtagtatttgttaataattttgcgtTTGGCCCGACAGTCGATCATCAATTAAAAGAACGCTTCGCCGATTTACGAGATGGGGCGCGTATAGTATCCTCGAAATCGTTTTGTCCGTTAAACTTTCGAATAACGGATCGAAATCTGAGtg ATATAGGTACGATAATGCATGTCTCAGAGATGTCACCATTAAAGGGTTCTGTCTCTTGGACTGGTAAGCCGGTGTCGTATTATTTGCATGTAATTGATCGAACTAAATTAGAACGTTATTTCCACCGCTTGAAAAACAATAAACAAGGTGGCTTAGATGAAAACTCTGATTCTGTGATAAGCAACACTGCCAGCAATAGTAGTAAGGTTTCTAATAGGAATGAAAGAGGTGATAGAGCCAAGAGAGACCTTTCAAGGCAATTGGACAGTCCGAATCATTCGGAGCAACAAGGAACAAATAGTGACTCTGATCTAGACGAGAATACTATCAAAAGTCGTCGACAGCCAAAAATACGAAGGAAATTCAATAGAAAAACTACGAATGGCATTACGAGAGCTCCAGCTAGAGGTAGACAGAGAGGAAGAGGTGTTAAGAGAGCCAAGCCTAAGAAGGCGATCAATATATCTGGATTAGACTTGTTACATAGTCAAACTTTGCTCAGTACATCACCTCAAGCTCTTGGGAAAAAACCTCCACCTGCTCCTGGTTGTGTAGATCAACAATTGTCTTCATTGTCACTTTCTTTACAGTCGCATTCCACCTCGGTACACGAGGAACTCAGTATACCATCAGCTCCGTCCGCGACTCCTTATGCTTTGCAAATACTGTTGGACTTGTATAg GGACCAATTCATGCTCATGTTAGAATCGATGAAAACGCCCACCTACAAAGTATCTGTTAATACGGATatcgcgaaagagagagaaaggaactCTAAGCTTCAATCGAGAGCGGCACAATTGGAGAAACAAATTAAAGTACTCATAGATGATAGTGTAGCTCTTTTGAAAGCGAGAATGACTGAATTAGGTATCAATGCTACGTCACCTGGGGATCTGTTAATGAAAGCCAAGGAAATAGTTCATAGACATAAACAGCTACAAACTAGGGCGAGCAAATTACAAGCGCAAGTGGCGAAAATGGAAACTGATCAAACCAAACTAGTGGCGCTTAGACATCAGGAATTGCAGGAAAAATATAACGGTCACGGAAGCGTAAACGGCATAACAAATCCACCTCAATCGCTTACTCAggattgtatattaaaagaaatttccgCCACTCTTTCCCAGCGTAAACGATTACATTCTCAA GTCTCAAAACTAGAGCACGAATTAAATGTTTTGGAGAGGACAACTAATGAGAAGCAAGTAGCTGCAATTGCTCAGCAACAGAGAGACATGATAGGAAGTAAACACTCGCAAAATTTACATCATCAACAACAAGGTGGTAAAAATGGAACACCACGAAAAAATAGGGAAGTTCGTTCAAGATCGCAGGAATGGCCGGATGTGCCGGATATAGGAAAGATACAAGAGAATAATCCAGAAATTTTGGcacaaaaaattttggaaacaGGAAGGCAGATAGAGGCGGGCCGTATCCCACAAAGGCAAAGTACGAATGGCAATAGTAATTCCAGAACTAAACTGCCACAAGCATCTCTCAGTTTTTCTAATACATCATCTGCTAATTCGTCCACACAATCGCCGCAAACAGTCAATAAAGACGTGTCGAATAGAACTCAAGAACCACCCAGAGTTGCCAATTTTGAGGACAGATTGAAAAGTATCATCACGAGTGTATTAAACGAAGATCAACAGAACAGGACTAAGCAACAACAGATGCAATTGCAAGTACAATTGCAAAGTCAATCTGAACAAACCGACAGAAAGCGCGTTTTGTTGCCGCAAAATGTTTCTACTCCAGATTATACTCAG GTTTCACCTGCGAAACTAGCGCTTCGCCGTCATCTCTCGCAGGAACGCATCTCGTCATCTCATTCGACATCGTCTGAGAGATCGACAGTCGATTCTAGACAATCATCTAATCACGACAATCGACTTCTAACTGGTGGAAGTGGATTGCTCGTCTCTACAGTCGGTGAACTCATGAATGGAGAGATAGAAAGGACTTTGGAGATATCCAATCAGTCTATCATAAACGCCACCGTTGACATGAGTTCAATAATAAGACCGGAAACTGTATACTCTCCCATCAGTAGACCAGCGAGCGCCGAAGGAGACGCCGGTTTGTCGACTTTGGCACATGTAGCTAGTTATGTGCCTACCTCTTCGGGAACTTCCACTTCCACGCCCACAACTAATTCAAGATCGTCCGTACTTTTTACTCCAGTAACGCAGCCGCAAAG ATATACGCCGGTCCAGTTACCGCGAGCAGACATTAAGCCTTATCACGAATCCTACTTTTCGGATAATCCTGCTCAATCGCTCACGCAATCCCACTCGGCACCACCTTTACATTCGTCATCCCAAACTACATCAAATGGGGAATTATTGCCTGTAGAAGGGCTCGCAGCATCGTTGCACGCTCGAATATTGaacaatcataataataacggCAAAACCGAGTCGTCCCTCTCCAGCAATAGAAG ATTTCATCCATATCCACGATATGCAACGAACAGTAATAGTAACAGCGGTAACGCAAATACGACAAATGCAAATGCAGTAACAGCAATTTGCCAGTCGCAAACGTCAATGTCCATAAAAACGGAAGCTGTTGTATCATCGGTAAGCACAAGCGGAGCGCCCCTCAGTCCTCTCGTGGAACCGCATTCTAATACGTCGACGCCACTAGTTGACGAGCCCCAGATGACGACGCAGAGGCAACGAAACGTCGTCGGGGATGACG ATGGAGAAGCTGATTGGCAAGATCGTATTAGCTCAGGATTTGATCGCTTAGTCGCCTTTGCTTCTACAGAATTGGATAAACGTAGACGTTCGACGGAAGGAGTGAATACAAGTCCCGATAGTGGACTGGGTTCAGATAGCGCGGTGACGGGACCACCGCCTGTAGTACCTTCACCTGATGAAGCGTTAGGTCCACCGAGAACCCCGTCCCCGACTAGTCCTCGTCCTGCGAATCTATCCGGCGCCTCTAATCCTTCGAGTAGCGCATCCTCTTCGGTACCTCTAAAATATCAACGACAATTAGATCCCGAACGAcatcattttaaaaagaagTTCTTTCATCGCGATTGGAATAATTCTGCGAGTACTAGCAAATTTCGTCCCAAAGGTAAAGATTGGGATTGGAATCATTCCGGGCAATGGCCTGCAAATGACGAACAATCTTAA